Proteins co-encoded in one Juglans regia cultivar Chandler chromosome 16, Walnut 2.0, whole genome shotgun sequence genomic window:
- the LOC109006711 gene encoding indole-3-acetic acid-amido synthetase GH3.17-like — MLPAYDPNDWEAGMKLLEDLTTNAYKVQQQVLEEILTQNVHTEYLRSFLSGHSDKKPFKEKVPVVNYEDVKPYIERIANGEPSEIISAQPITELLTSSGTSEGQPKLMPSTAEDLDRKTFFYNLLVPVMNKYVDGLDQGKGMYLLFIKSEIITPSGLIARPVLTSYYKSKNFRNRPLNRFNVYTSPDEAILCPDSKQSMYCQLLCGLVHRDHVLRVGAVFASAFLRAIKFLEDYWRELCSNIRTGRVSDWITEPSCRKAVSLIISKPNSDLADLIEYECGSKSWEGIIKKLWPRTKYIEVIVTGSMAQYIPTLEFYSGGLPLVSTMYASSECYLGINLKPLSKPSDVSYTLLPNMAYFEFIPVEKNHEESEEIQCNSVSDENCTQETRKARMETVDLVDVKLGHYYELVVTTFTGLYRYRVGDILMVTGFHNNAPQFRFVHRRNVVLSIDTDKTNEEDLLNAVTQAKRLLEPLGFLLTEYTSYADTSSIPGHYVLYWELKMKGNNDLPELDQNKMEQCCSIMEDSLDFVYRRCRKNDKSIGPLEIRVVMHGAFDALMDFCVSQGSSVNQYKTPRCIKSEEAIKILDARVMGRFFSKKIPFWEPFRM; from the exons ATGTTGCCCGCGTATGATCCAAATGATTGGGAAGCTGGCATGAAGCTTTTAGAGGACCTGACCACAAATGCGTATAAAGTGCAACAACAGGTATTAGAGGAGATTCTAACACAAAATGTTCACACAGAATATCTTAGGAGCTTTCTCAGTGGCCATTCTGACAAGAAACCTTTCAAGGAGAAAGTTCCTGTTGTGAATTATGAAGACGTTAAGCCTTACATCGAGCGGATAGCCAATGGAGAGCCATCAGAGATAATTTCGGCTCAACCAATCACTGAGCTCCTCACAAG CTCGGGAACTTCAGAAGGGCAGCCAAAGTTGATGCCTTCAACTGCTGAAGACTTGGATAGAAAGACATTCTTCTATAACCTCCTTGTGCCAGTGATGAACAA GTATGTGGATGGCTTGGATCAAGGAAAAGGAATGTACCTTTTGTTTATCAAATCCGAAATTATTACTCCTTCAGGTTTGATAGCAAGACCTGTCCTAACAAGCTATTACAAGAGTAAAAACTTTAGAAATCGGCCTTTAAATCGGTTCAACGTTTACACAAGCCCGGACGAGGCTATCTTGTGTCCAGACAGCAAGCAGAGCATGTACTGCCAATTACTTTGTGGCTTAGTACACAGGGACCATGTTCTAAGGGTTGGTGCTGTTTTCGCATCTGCCTTTCTTCGGGCTATCAAATTCTTGGAGGATTACTGGAGAGAGCTGTGTTCTAACATTAGAACTGGTCGTGTCAGTGACTGGATCACAGAACCCAGTTGCAGAAAGGCTGTATCTTTAATTATTAGCAAACCCAATTCAGATTTGGCTGATTTGATTGAGTATGAGTGTGGCAGTAAATCATGGGAAGGGATAATTAAAAAGCTTTGGCCTAGAACAAAGTATATTGAAGTAATTGTTACAGGTTCTATGGCCCAATACATCCCTACACTGGAATTTTACAGCGGTGGACTCCCTCTAGTTTCAACTATGTATGCTTCTTCTGAATGCTACCTTGGTATCAATCTCAAACCGCTAAGCAAGCCTTCTGATGTTTCTTACACTCTCCTCCCTAACATGGCCTACTTTGAGTTCATACCGGTGGAGAAAAACCATGAAGAGTCTGAGGAGATCCAATGCAACAGTGTTTCTGATGAGAATTGCACACAGGAGACTAGAAAGGCAAGAATGGAAACAGTCGACCTAGTGGACGTGAAGCTTGGTCACTATTACGAACTTGTTGTCACTACTTTTACAG GGCTATACAGATACAGAGTAGGAGACATTCTCATGGTTACTGGTTTCCACAACAATGCTCCCCAGTTCCGGTTTGTTCACCGCAGAAATGTGGTCTTGAGCATTGACACTGacaaaacaaatgaagaagacCTGTTAAATGCAGTGACACAAGCGAAGCGCCTGCTCGAGCCCCTCGGCTTTCTCCTGACTGAGTACACTAGCTATGCCGACACTTCATCAATCCCAGGTCATTATGTACTATATTGGGAGCTTAAAATGAAAGGGAATAACGATTTACCCGAGCTTGATCAGAATAAAATGGAACAATGTTGCTCCATAATGGAAGATTCACTGGATTTTGTCTATAGGAGATGCaggaaaaatgacaaatcaatTGGACCCTTGGAGATAAGGGTGGTGATGCACGGGGCATTTGATGCACTAATGGATTTTTGTGTTTCTCAAGGGTCTTCTGTCAACCAATACAAAACGCCCAGATGCATTAAATCAGAGGAAGCCATCAAGATTTTGGACGCAAGGGTGATGGGAAGGTTTTTCAgtaaaaaaattcctttttgGGAGCCCTTTAGGATGTAG